A stretch of the Azorhizobium caulinodans ORS 571 genome encodes the following:
- the thyX gene encoding FAD-dependent thymidylate synthase, producing MSITGQQLEDIRQARATTTATLRPTVPALEEVLYEPIPLLDHGFIRVIDYMGDDNAVVQAARVSYGRGTKKVSEDRGLIMYLMRHWHTTPFEMAEIKFHVKLPIFVARQWIRHRTASVNEYSARYSILDKEFYLPAPEQLAAQSSANRQGRGDVLEGEEAQRVLDLLRGDAERTYADYAWMLNEGTDEQAADPDRSGLARELARMNLTLNTYTQWYWKTNLHNLMHFLRLRADPHAQYEIRVYAEKMLDIMKRWVPITTEAFIEHRMESASLSRTALAAVKRMIAGEQVTAATSGLSAREWRELAATLGLPEA from the coding sequence ATGAGCATCACCGGCCAGCAACTCGAGGACATCCGCCAGGCGCGCGCGACGACCACGGCCACCCTGCGGCCGACCGTGCCGGCGCTGGAGGAGGTGCTCTATGAGCCCATCCCGCTGCTCGACCACGGCTTCATCCGGGTGATCGACTATATGGGCGACGACAATGCCGTGGTGCAGGCCGCCCGCGTCTCCTACGGACGCGGCACCAAGAAGGTGAGCGAGGATCGCGGCCTCATCATGTATCTGATGCGGCACTGGCACACGACGCCGTTCGAGATGGCCGAGATCAAGTTCCATGTGAAGCTGCCCATCTTCGTGGCGCGCCAGTGGATCCGCCATCGCACCGCCAGCGTGAACGAATATTCCGCCCGCTATTCCATCCTCGACAAGGAATTCTATCTGCCGGCGCCGGAGCAGCTCGCCGCCCAATCGAGCGCGAACCGGCAGGGGCGCGGCGACGTGCTGGAGGGTGAGGAAGCCCAGCGGGTGCTCGACCTGCTGCGCGGCGATGCCGAGCGCACCTATGCCGATTATGCCTGGATGCTGAACGAGGGCACGGACGAGCAGGCCGCCGATCCCGACCGCTCGGGCCTGGCGCGTGAACTCGCCCGGATGAACCTGACGCTGAACACCTATACTCAGTGGTATTGGAAGACCAATCTCCACAATCTCATGCACTTCCTGCGCCTGCGGGCCGATCCGCATGCGCAGTATGAGATCCGCGTCTATGCGGAGAAGATGCTCGACATCATGAAGCGCTGGGTGCCGATCACCACGGAAGCCTTCATCGAGCACCGCATGGAATCGGCGAGCCTCTCGCGCACGGCGCTGGCGGCGGTGAAGCGCATGATCGCTGGTGA